CGGCTACGTCCAAATGTAGGTGTGGCTGATTACAATTTACGCATCAATCAAGCCATTGAGTGGTTGAGTAAAGGCAATTCAGTAAAGTTTGTCATTCGTTTGCGAGGTCGAGAACATCAAAATCGCGGTCATGCGGGAGAATTGCTAGACCGCATTGTAACTAATCTAAGTCCAGTGGGTAAAGTCCTGTCGCTTGATAAACGCTCACTGATTGTTCAAGTTATTCCTGCCTAAATTAACCAGGAATCTCTTAAGGGTTTCTCAAAAAAGGAATTAGGCTAAATTAGCAGTTTGAGTCTATAACTCAAACATCTCATCCATATATTTCTATTGGGCATTAGTCAAATGGTTTAGCATAGCCTACTTGCCCACAGCGACAGCCCTATAGAATTTTCACACTAAGCGTTTGCTTTAGAAAAAATGGTGAGCTTGTGGCAACAGTAAATTATAAACAAACAGGGAAATATCTCCCACCTCAGATATTTATTTTGGGAATATGTTTTGTTCCTGGAGTAACTGAAATTAGCGGCGAACAGCTAACTGAAATACGGCGATTTATCAAGAGCGATCGCTTGCTTCAGCATTATTTGGAGCAGAAAATTCTGATCATTCAAGATTGAAGATTTGTCTCATAGTTGTTTAGCTTGAGTGTCATACCATTTCACGTTAATCACAATACATACAAATTATGTAGAGACATGCCATGCACGTCTCTACATGAAGATTATTAAACTTGAATAAGAGTTGAGGCATTGCTTGCTCATGGGCTTTAAGTATAAATGGAAGCATAGCTCTGTACCTTCGCGCGACAAGGCAGCACGCAGCAAGTATCTCCTGGAAGAAGGGCAGTTTAATAACAAAAAAGACCAAAATCTAGCAGAGCAAGAAGCTCGCAAACACTTAGGTGTACCAATGCGAATTCCAGACGATGATCGCTCTATACTGGGAAATTCACAAGACTGGTAGTAAGCGCCCCTCTCTCATTCGTGTTTAAATCTTTTACGAGATTTTAGCGTACTCCTCAAGAAGGGTAGGTATAAGTGAGGGTAGGGGGCAAGCAAAAAGCTTGCGTTTGATTGCTAGGCTAGCGATCGCCTAAAGCCTCTGATTTGAGAGTCACCTCCCCCACCTCTCCCTGTCCTGTCGGACACCCCTCTCCTTGGTAAGGAGAAGGTGAAGAAGTGAGGTTTTTCAATGCCTGGCGATAAAACTTGTATCATCGAGACTGCCTTCCACCTACTACCTTTGCCAAAACTTGGGAAAATTGAAACTTCCAAAAGAGCGGCGGTAACGGCGAGCAGGTTTTCTCGTCCGGCGTCTGGTATTTGTTGTCAAAGCAGACTGTTCTGATTCGGCGTTTTCTGTAAATTCTTCAGGGAGTTGGGTTCTATATTCTTCCTTGCTTTTCCACCAAGCAATCATCCAACCTCCCCCTATACCAGCTAAAGAACCCAGCAAGATACTTACGGGAGCTTGATACCCCAACAAAACAAAGCCTAGTAAGAAAAATAACCAGTATTTTAAACCAGCATCAATGCCCTCGGAAGAAGCCACAGAACCAGCCTTCGGACTGCCTTGGCTTGCTGTACTCATCCAGCCTATAGACAAACCACCTAAAACACCCAAGAAAAGGCTCTGGGATAGCGGATATCCTAGCGCCAGCAATATTAGTGTTAAAAACAACCCAAACAGTAGTTGATTAAAAAAGTTGGGTGAGATAGATAAGAAATTGCTGTTGTTCTTTTCTGGTGCCATGAGGTTAAGACTAGTAGCT
This genomic interval from Chlorogloeopsis sp. ULAP01 contains the following:
- a CDS encoding bromodomain-containing protein, translated to MGFKYKWKHSSVPSRDKAARSKYLLEEGQFNNKKDQNLAEQEARKHLGVPMRIPDDDRSILGNSQDW
- the infC gene encoding translation initiation factor IF-3 produces the protein MNSQIKSPQVFLIDHENSNRGLTDTREALELAQSVDLDLVIVSEGKDAPVAKILNYGKLQYQKKKRQSQSSRPTLKEVRLRPNVGVADYNLRINQAIEWLSKGNSVKFVIRLRGREHQNRGHAGELLDRIVTNLSPVGKVLSLDKRSLIVQVIPA